In the Micromonospora narathiwatensis genome, one interval contains:
- a CDS encoding DUF742 domain-containing protein: MTGQAESAEQEWVDDHAGPVVRPYAVTGGRARPVTGTFDLISLVTATRPDVGAESGLGPEHMAIVGLCQRMQSVAEIAAHLDLPVGTVRVLLGDLVARHLVQVREPRATPAGLPDDSVFEAVINGLRAL, encoded by the coding sequence ATGACCGGCCAGGCGGAGTCCGCCGAGCAGGAGTGGGTGGACGACCACGCGGGTCCCGTGGTGCGCCCCTACGCGGTGACCGGCGGCCGGGCCCGTCCGGTCACCGGCACCTTCGACCTGATCTCCCTGGTCACCGCGACTCGGCCGGACGTGGGCGCGGAGTCCGGGCTGGGCCCGGAACACATGGCGATCGTCGGCCTCTGCCAGCGGATGCAGTCCGTGGCCGAGATCGCCGCCCACCTGGACCTGCCGGTGGGCACCGTCCGGGTCCTCCTCGGTGATCTGGTGGCCCGTCACCTGGTGCAGGTCCGTGAGCCGCGCGCAACCCCCGCCGGCCTTCCCGACGACAGCGTTTTCGAGGCGGTAATCAATGGACTACGGGCGCTCTGA
- a CDS encoding prenyltransferase/squalene oxidase repeat-containing protein, giving the protein MTTNRRLPARRGPGGAPPDAGLGADRVRDLIAAMAHDPSGQTSPSVYETGRLLSLAPWLPGHDVRIDWLLARQRADGGWGGPEGYAVVPSLSAVEALLTVLGRGDGGPATAADLTGAAERGLRFVAARLGDPAAPALPDLPATDLIVPALVESVDGWLNGPESPPAGLAGWRGRPRLPLPSGLDPGRLHRVRGLLAAGGPVPEKLAHALEVGGGWARRAAGVSPVGPGAVGASPAATAAWLGGPDEPGGSAVDYLRGVGRGGAVPCASPIAVFERAWVLSILARAGVPMAVPAALVAELRAAVGPAGVATGPGLPADADTTSVALYALARLGQPVDPSSLWTYDTGAHFCTWPGEDGTSITTNAHVLDTLGHHLAHGGPMADARVAAAVDRVAAWLIARQEADGRWCDRWHASPYYATYCAVLALGDHARGAAGRAAVGRAVDWLLAAQRPDGSWGRWAGTAEETAYSVLALVGAGLSADAEVAAAVGRGRRRLSEMDEAGDDGPLLWHDKDLYRPELIVRSAVCAALWSDDAATGFRPHPDDHP; this is encoded by the coding sequence GTGACCACGAACCGTCGGCTGCCCGCCCGTCGTGGTCCGGGTGGCGCGCCGCCCGACGCCGGGCTCGGAGCCGACCGGGTCCGGGACCTGATCGCGGCGATGGCACACGACCCGTCCGGGCAGACCTCGCCATCGGTCTACGAGACCGGCCGGCTGCTGTCGCTCGCGCCGTGGCTGCCCGGCCACGACGTACGGATCGATTGGCTGCTCGCGCGGCAGCGGGCCGACGGCGGCTGGGGCGGCCCGGAGGGGTACGCCGTGGTGCCGAGCCTGAGCGCCGTCGAGGCGCTGCTGACGGTGCTCGGTCGGGGCGACGGTGGCCCGGCGACGGCCGCCGACCTGACCGGCGCGGCGGAGCGGGGCCTGCGTTTCGTGGCGGCCCGGCTCGGCGACCCGGCCGCGCCGGCACTGCCCGACCTGCCGGCCACCGACCTGATCGTGCCGGCGCTGGTCGAGTCGGTCGACGGGTGGCTGAACGGCCCGGAGTCTCCTCCGGCGGGTCTCGCCGGGTGGCGCGGCCGACCCCGTCTGCCGCTTCCGTCCGGCCTGGACCCCGGCCGCCTGCACCGGGTACGCGGTCTGCTGGCCGCCGGTGGACCGGTCCCGGAGAAGCTGGCGCACGCCCTTGAGGTGGGTGGCGGGTGGGCCCGCCGGGCTGCCGGCGTGTCACCGGTCGGCCCCGGGGCGGTCGGTGCGTCTCCGGCCGCGACCGCCGCCTGGCTCGGCGGCCCCGACGAGCCCGGTGGATCGGCCGTGGACTACCTGCGGGGCGTCGGTCGCGGCGGTGCGGTGCCCTGCGCCAGCCCGATCGCCGTGTTCGAGCGCGCCTGGGTGCTCAGCATCCTGGCCCGGGCGGGGGTACCGATGGCGGTGCCCGCCGCGCTGGTGGCCGAGCTGCGGGCCGCCGTCGGCCCGGCCGGCGTGGCCACCGGGCCCGGGCTGCCCGCCGACGCGGACACCACCTCGGTGGCGCTGTACGCCCTCGCCCGGCTCGGCCAGCCGGTCGACCCGTCCAGCCTCTGGACCTACGACACCGGCGCCCACTTCTGCACCTGGCCGGGGGAGGACGGTACCTCGATCACCACCAACGCCCACGTGCTCGACACCCTCGGTCACCACCTCGCGCACGGTGGGCCGATGGCCGACGCCCGCGTCGCGGCGGCCGTGGACCGGGTGGCCGCCTGGTTGATCGCCCGGCAGGAGGCCGACGGGCGGTGGTGTGACCGGTGGCACGCCTCGCCCTACTACGCCACCTACTGCGCGGTGCTCGCGCTCGGCGACCACGCCCGTGGCGCCGCGGGCCGGGCCGCCGTCGGGCGGGCGGTCGACTGGCTGCTGGCCGCCCAGCGGCCGGACGGTTCGTGGGGGCGGTGGGCCGGCACCGCGGAGGAGACCGCGTATTCGGTGCTGGCGCTGGTCGGGGCCGGTCTGTCGGCCGATGCCGAGGTCGCCGCGGCCGTCGGGCGGGGCCGGCGCCGGCTGTCCGAAATGGACGAGGCGGGTGACGACGGGCCGCTGCTGTGGCACGACAAGGACCTCTATCGACCGGAGTTGATAGTACGCTCAGCGGTGTGCGCGGCGCTGTGGAGTGATGACGCGGCGACCGGGTTCCGACCGCACCCCGACGACCACCCATGA
- a CDS encoding GTP-binding protein gives MDYGRSERPAGAAPLPTAIKILIAGGFGVGKTTMVGAVSETRPLRTEEVLTETGIGIDDLSGVEGKKTTTVAMDFGRITISDDLVLYLFGTPGQDRFWFVWDELSLGALGAVVLADTRRLADCFPSIDYFEERGTPFVVAVNCFEGAKKYRLDEVQTALNLDPGVPVVLCDARQRESAKEVLITLLEHAMKLREERRRTAD, from the coding sequence ATGGACTACGGGCGCTCTGAGCGGCCGGCGGGAGCGGCCCCCCTGCCCACCGCGATCAAGATCCTGATCGCCGGCGGTTTCGGCGTCGGCAAGACCACCATGGTCGGCGCGGTGAGCGAGACGCGCCCGCTGCGGACCGAGGAGGTGCTGACCGAGACCGGGATCGGCATCGACGACCTCTCCGGGGTGGAGGGGAAGAAGACCACCACCGTGGCGATGGACTTCGGCCGCATCACCATCAGCGACGACCTGGTGCTCTACCTGTTCGGCACCCCGGGCCAGGACCGCTTCTGGTTCGTCTGGGACGAGCTGTCGCTCGGCGCGCTCGGCGCGGTGGTGCTCGCCGACACCCGCCGGCTGGCCGACTGCTTCCCGTCGATCGACTACTTCGAGGAGCGGGGCACGCCGTTCGTGGTGGCGGTGAACTGCTTCGAGGGCGCCAAGAAGTACCGGCTCGACGAGGTGCAGACGGCGCTCAACCTCGACCCGGGCGTACCGGTGGTGCTCTGCGACGCGCGGCAGCGGGAGTCGGCCAAGGAGGTCCTGATCACGCTGCTGGAGCACGCCATGAAGCTGCGCGAGGAGCGCCGCCGCACCGCCGACTGA
- a CDS encoding aconitate hydratase produces the protein MKEYDVASLDTFGAKTQLRVGDASYEIFKIDKVEGHDRLPYSLKILLENLLRTEDGANITADHIQQLGAWDPTADPSVEIQFTPARVLMQDFTGVPCVVDLATMREAVRDLGGDATKVNPLAPAELVIDHSVIADLFGREDAFQRNVELEYERNKERYQFLRWGQTAFNEFKVVPPGTGIVHQVNIEYLARTVMERGGQAYPDTVVGTDSHTTMVNGLGVLGWGVGGIEAEAAMLGQPVSMLIPRVVGFKLSGEMPAGTTATDLVLTITEMLRKHGVVGKFVEFYGPGVSAVPLANRATIGNMSPEYGSTVAIFPIDAETVRYLELTGRDPQQVALVEAYAKEQGLWHDPAREPEYSERLELDLSTIEPSLAGPKRPQDRVPLGAAKTLFRSALTDYVADGATAGEKEIKPGVAREQLPTGVAGPADEASAESFPASDPPANETSDPADQPRDLVTAAVGAGGRATNPVRVTGTDGVEYELDHGAVVIAAITSCTNTSNPQVMIGAALLARNAVEKGLARKPWVKTTLAPGSKVVMDYYDRAGLTPYLEKLGFNLVGYGCTTCIGNSGPLPEEVSAAVNEGDLAVVSVLSGNRNFEGRINPDVKMNYLASPPLVVAYALAGTMDIDLANEPIGEDAQGNPVFLREIWPNSAEIQDVIASAIGATGFSSAYADVFAGDERWQSLPTPTGDTFAWAADSTYVRKPPYFEGMQHSPQPVQDITSARVLAKLGDSVTTDHISPAGSIKADSPAGKYLAEHGVPRHEFNSYGSRRGNHEVMIRGTFANIRLRNQLVPGVEGGFTVNHLNGEQTSIYDASMAYQEAGVPLVILAGKEYGSGSSRDWAAKGTMLLGVKAVIAESYERIHRSNLIGMGVLPLQFPVDTTAESLGLTGTETFSIAGVTALNDGETPRTVKVTTDTGVEFDAVVRIDTPGEADYYRHGGILQYVLRRMIAG, from the coding sequence GTGAAGGAGTACGACGTGGCGAGCCTCGACACCTTCGGTGCGAAGACCCAGCTACGCGTCGGTGACGCGAGCTACGAGATTTTCAAGATCGACAAGGTGGAGGGCCACGACCGGCTGCCCTACAGCTTGAAGATCCTGCTGGAGAACCTGCTGCGGACCGAGGACGGCGCGAACATCACCGCCGACCACATCCAGCAGCTCGGCGCCTGGGACCCCACCGCCGACCCGAGCGTGGAGATCCAGTTCACCCCCGCCCGGGTGCTGATGCAGGACTTCACCGGCGTACCCTGCGTCGTCGACCTGGCCACCATGCGCGAGGCGGTACGCGACCTTGGTGGCGACGCCACCAAGGTGAACCCGCTCGCCCCGGCCGAGCTGGTCATCGACCACTCCGTCATCGCCGACCTGTTCGGCCGCGAGGACGCCTTCCAGCGCAACGTCGAGCTGGAGTACGAGCGCAACAAGGAGCGCTACCAGTTCCTGCGCTGGGGCCAGACCGCGTTCAACGAGTTCAAGGTCGTCCCGCCGGGCACCGGCATCGTGCACCAGGTCAACATCGAGTACCTGGCCCGCACGGTCATGGAGCGGGGCGGCCAGGCGTACCCGGACACCGTCGTCGGCACCGACTCGCACACCACCATGGTCAACGGCCTGGGCGTGCTGGGCTGGGGCGTCGGCGGCATCGAGGCCGAGGCCGCGATGCTCGGCCAGCCGGTCAGCATGCTGATCCCGCGGGTCGTCGGCTTCAAGCTCTCCGGCGAGATGCCGGCCGGCACCACCGCCACCGACCTGGTGCTCACCATCACCGAAATGCTGCGCAAGCACGGCGTGGTCGGCAAGTTCGTCGAGTTCTACGGCCCGGGCGTGAGCGCGGTGCCGCTGGCCAACCGGGCCACCATCGGCAACATGTCCCCGGAGTACGGCTCCACCGTCGCGATCTTCCCGATCGACGCCGAGACCGTCCGCTACCTGGAGCTGACCGGCCGCGACCCGCAACAGGTCGCGCTCGTCGAGGCGTACGCCAAGGAGCAGGGCCTCTGGCACGACCCGGCCCGCGAGCCGGAGTACTCCGAGCGGCTCGAACTCGACCTGAGCACGATCGAGCCGTCCCTGGCCGGCCCGAAGCGCCCGCAGGACCGGGTGCCGCTGGGCGCCGCCAAGACCCTGTTCCGCTCCGCCCTCACCGACTACGTCGCCGACGGCGCCACGGCCGGCGAGAAGGAGATCAAGCCGGGCGTGGCCCGGGAGCAGCTCCCCACCGGTGTTGCCGGCCCGGCCGACGAGGCCAGCGCCGAGTCGTTCCCGGCCAGCGACCCGCCGGCCAACGAGACCAGCGACCCGGCCGACCAGCCGCGCGACCTGGTGACCGCGGCGGTCGGCGCCGGCGGCCGGGCCACCAACCCGGTCCGGGTGACCGGCACCGACGGCGTCGAGTACGAGCTGGACCACGGCGCCGTGGTGATCGCCGCGATCACCTCCTGCACCAACACCTCGAACCCGCAGGTCATGATCGGTGCCGCGCTGCTGGCCCGGAACGCGGTGGAGAAGGGCCTGGCCCGCAAGCCGTGGGTGAAGACCACCCTGGCCCCCGGTTCCAAGGTCGTCATGGACTACTACGACCGGGCCGGCCTGACGCCCTACCTGGAGAAGCTCGGCTTCAACCTGGTCGGCTACGGCTGCACCACCTGCATCGGCAACTCCGGCCCGCTGCCGGAGGAGGTCTCCGCCGCGGTCAACGAGGGCGACCTCGCCGTCGTGTCGGTGCTGTCCGGCAACCGGAACTTCGAGGGCCGGATCAACCCCGACGTCAAGATGAACTACCTGGCGTCCCCGCCGCTGGTGGTCGCGTACGCGCTCGCCGGCACCATGGACATCGACCTGGCCAACGAGCCGATCGGCGAGGACGCCCAGGGCAACCCGGTGTTCCTGCGGGAGATCTGGCCGAACAGCGCCGAGATCCAGGACGTCATCGCCTCGGCGATCGGTGCCACCGGCTTCAGCTCCGCGTACGCCGACGTCTTCGCCGGTGACGAGCGCTGGCAGTCGCTGCCCACCCCGACCGGCGACACCTTCGCCTGGGCCGCCGACTCCACCTACGTGCGCAAGCCCCCGTACTTCGAGGGCATGCAGCACAGCCCGCAGCCGGTGCAGGACATCACCAGTGCCCGGGTGCTGGCCAAGCTGGGCGACTCGGTGACCACCGACCACATCTCCCCGGCCGGCTCGATCAAGGCGGACTCCCCCGCCGGCAAGTACCTCGCCGAGCACGGCGTGCCGCGGCACGAGTTCAACTCGTACGGCTCACGCCGGGGCAACCACGAGGTGATGATCCGGGGCACCTTCGCCAACATCCGGCTGCGCAACCAGCTCGTCCCCGGCGTGGAGGGCGGCTTCACGGTCAACCACCTGAACGGCGAGCAGACCTCGATCTACGACGCCTCGATGGCGTACCAGGAGGCGGGCGTCCCGCTGGTCATCCTGGCCGGCAAGGAGTACGGCTCCGGCTCGTCCCGCGACTGGGCGGCCAAGGGCACCATGCTGCTCGGCGTCAAGGCGGTCATCGCCGAGTCGTACGAGCGCATCCACCGCTCGAACCTGATCGGCATGGGCGTCCTGCCGCTGCAGTTCCCGGTCGACACCACCGCCGAGTCGCTGGGGCTCACCGGCACGGAGACCTTCTCCATCGCCGGCGTCACCGCGCTGAACGACGGCGAGACCCCGCGTACGGTGAAGGTCACCACCGACACCGGCGTGGAGTTCGACGCCGTGGTCCGCATCGACACCCCCGGTGAGGCGGACTACTACCGGCACGGCGGCATCCTGCAGTACGTGCTGCGTCGCATGATCGCCGGCTGA
- a CDS encoding roadblock/LC7 domain-containing protein, with amino-acid sequence MAQKTASSADLTWLLDDLVGRVKQAEHAVALSTDGLLMASSRGLSRDDGEHLAAMAAGIQSLARGAGKRFGGGQVQQTIIEMQSSFLFVTAAGRNACLAVLASEDADVGLIAYEMAMLVTRVGRFVASPTREASAGENPAR; translated from the coding sequence GTGGCCCAGAAGACGGCTTCGAGCGCGGACCTGACGTGGTTGCTGGATGACCTGGTCGGCCGGGTCAAGCAGGCGGAACACGCCGTGGCGCTGTCCACCGACGGCCTGCTGATGGCCTCGTCGCGGGGGCTGAGCCGGGACGACGGCGAGCACCTGGCGGCGATGGCGGCGGGCATCCAGAGCCTGGCCCGGGGCGCGGGCAAGCGGTTCGGTGGTGGCCAGGTGCAGCAGACCATCATCGAGATGCAGTCCTCGTTCCTCTTCGTCACCGCGGCCGGGCGCAACGCCTGCCTGGCCGTGCTGGCCTCCGAGGACGCCGACGTCGGCCTGATCGCGTACGAGATGGCGATGCTGGTGACCCGCGTCGGCCGGTTCGTCGCCTCGCCGACCCGTGAGGCATCCGCCGGCGAGAACCCGGCACGATGA
- a CDS encoding terpene synthase family protein: protein MTDVDGGQLAEAAEQGRICALAARGQRDLQRRAAAHPDLFPSRPFDAALFSSIALAMAFSAPWCTAEELGLTNRAVLWGFVIDWQVDHQATSRSEVDLVAKTCLAVAGGAPADDPLGRFLAELRDDLAAAPAFAGLRGLWQEEIARTLAAMTREWEWKAAAQHGTAAPPTLAQYLDNADNLAATVVNVAHWIHTGSAETHRQLPRLVTVSDEVQRALRLINDLGTYQRDREWGDLNAIMLVDDDRAEIERQVATRIDHCRHLLAELRPDCPREADYLSRQLGFTSGFYRLTDFWGTR from the coding sequence ATGACCGACGTGGACGGCGGACAGCTCGCCGAGGCCGCCGAGCAGGGACGGATCTGCGCGCTCGCCGCCCGGGGGCAGCGGGACCTGCAACGACGGGCCGCGGCGCACCCCGACCTCTTCCCCAGCCGGCCCTTCGACGCGGCGCTGTTCAGCAGCATCGCGCTGGCCATGGCGTTCAGCGCGCCGTGGTGCACCGCCGAGGAACTGGGTCTGACCAACCGCGCGGTGCTCTGGGGCTTCGTGATCGACTGGCAGGTCGACCACCAGGCGACGTCCCGGTCGGAGGTCGACCTCGTCGCGAAGACGTGCCTGGCGGTGGCCGGCGGCGCCCCGGCCGACGACCCTCTGGGTCGGTTCCTCGCCGAGCTGCGGGACGACCTCGCCGCCGCCCCGGCGTTCGCCGGTCTGCGTGGCCTGTGGCAGGAGGAGATCGCCCGCACCCTGGCCGCGATGACCCGAGAGTGGGAGTGGAAGGCCGCGGCGCAGCACGGCACCGCGGCCCCGCCCACCCTGGCCCAGTACCTCGACAACGCCGACAATCTCGCCGCCACGGTGGTCAACGTCGCGCACTGGATCCACACCGGATCCGCCGAGACCCACCGCCAGCTGCCCCGGCTCGTGACGGTCAGCGACGAGGTGCAGCGGGCCCTGCGGCTGATCAACGACCTGGGCACCTACCAGCGGGACCGCGAGTGGGGCGACCTCAACGCGATCATGCTGGTGGACGACGACCGCGCGGAGATCGAACGGCAGGTCGCGACGCGGATCGACCACTGCCGGCACCTGCTGGCCGAGCTGCGGCCCGACTGTCCGCGGGAGGCCGACTACCTGTCCCGACAGCTCGGCTTCACCAGCGGCTTCTACCGCCTCACCGACTTCTGGGGTACGCGGTGA
- a CDS encoding sensor histidine kinase produces MGSRSTNIRTKIVALLMSLFALWAFAAWVTVRDGFNLLGVQTLNARVFEPSDPLLLQLQDERRLSLSYLGQSDPGQLEELVAQQRRTDETAATLWKSAQDWRAELPASDQLVRRIAELRRKVEQLGGVRAEVGRKTIDRAATLAAYNDAVDGIFDVFDALGGLDDKEIARDTTALIDLNRARELLSQQDALLTGVLAANRMTVAEQTTFSRLVGAQWYLADRTAQSLAPSDRDRYQAMIDGASFQQLRTLQDRILTAKGSDVRPPVSAPAWQAAVEQAMEDLRGVILAGGKDIVSRATPVAIGVIVRVVLAAGLGLLAVIASVVVSISTARALIRQLERLREAAFRLANERLPGVVERLGRGDEVDVAREAPPLEFGDDEIGQVGKAFNVVQETAIRTAVEQAELRRNVREVFLSLARRTQALVHRQLTLLDAMERREHDAEELEDLFRVDHLATRMRRNAENLIVLSGSTPGRSWRRNVPMVDVIRGAVAEVEDYTRVNVLPIGPVSLTGRAVGDVIHLLAELIENGLSFSPPHTTVEVRGQMVANGFAIEIEDRGLGMTGEDLAAANHRIVDRSELNLANAARLGLYVVSRLTERHGVKVQLKESAYGGTTAVVMIPLDLVTADGPDASTSGGFRAGTGTASDRDVPAGHGAPEGGSSAPAVERATAPVALADPTTPVPGDTVTEPLPAPVGAEAPALTPSGLPARTRRRQSAADGPAAPAGLTTVDAPADADAAGDGPTAAAGATRSDVGLPVRVRQASLAPELRQDPSTPDDDQDDEAVRPPEQVRRMMSSYQSGTRRGRTDAARLLGGAHGAGEEPDPGDGQAI; encoded by the coding sequence ATGGGTTCCCGCAGTACGAATATCCGTACGAAGATCGTCGCACTGCTCATGTCGCTGTTCGCCCTGTGGGCGTTCGCGGCGTGGGTGACCGTACGGGATGGCTTCAACCTGCTGGGCGTCCAGACGCTCAACGCCCGGGTCTTCGAGCCGAGTGACCCGCTGCTGTTGCAGCTACAGGACGAACGCCGGTTGTCGCTGTCCTACCTCGGACAGTCCGACCCGGGTCAGCTCGAGGAGTTGGTCGCGCAGCAGCGGCGGACCGACGAGACCGCCGCGACCCTGTGGAAGTCCGCCCAGGACTGGCGTGCCGAGCTGCCGGCGAGCGACCAGCTCGTGCGGCGGATCGCCGAGCTGCGGCGGAAGGTCGAACAGCTCGGTGGCGTACGGGCCGAGGTGGGACGCAAGACGATCGACCGGGCCGCGACGCTGGCCGCGTACAACGACGCGGTCGACGGCATCTTCGACGTCTTCGACGCGCTCGGCGGTCTCGACGACAAGGAGATCGCCCGCGACACCACCGCCCTGATCGACCTCAACCGCGCCCGGGAGCTGCTGTCGCAGCAGGACGCGCTGTTGACGGGCGTCCTGGCGGCCAACCGGATGACAGTGGCCGAGCAGACGACCTTCTCCCGACTGGTCGGTGCGCAGTGGTACCTCGCGGACCGGACGGCGCAGTCCCTGGCGCCGAGCGACCGCGACCGTTACCAGGCGATGATCGACGGTGCCTCGTTCCAGCAACTGCGCACCCTGCAGGACCGGATCCTGACCGCCAAGGGCAGCGACGTCCGGCCGCCCGTGTCGGCACCGGCCTGGCAGGCCGCCGTCGAGCAGGCGATGGAGGACCTGCGCGGGGTCATCCTGGCCGGCGGCAAGGACATCGTGTCCCGGGCGACCCCGGTCGCCATCGGCGTCATCGTCCGGGTGGTGCTCGCGGCCGGCCTCGGTCTGCTCGCCGTCATCGCCTCCGTCGTGGTGTCGATCAGCACCGCCCGTGCGCTCATCCGGCAGCTCGAACGGCTGCGCGAGGCGGCGTTCCGGCTGGCCAACGAGCGACTGCCCGGTGTGGTGGAGCGGCTCGGCCGAGGCGACGAGGTCGACGTCGCGCGGGAGGCGCCCCCACTCGAGTTCGGCGACGACGAGATCGGGCAGGTCGGCAAGGCGTTCAACGTCGTGCAGGAGACCGCCATCCGGACCGCCGTCGAGCAGGCCGAGCTGCGCCGCAACGTCCGCGAGGTCTTCCTCAGCCTGGCCCGGCGCACCCAGGCGCTGGTCCACCGCCAGCTCACCCTGCTCGACGCGATGGAGCGCCGGGAGCACGACGCCGAGGAACTGGAGGACCTGTTCCGCGTCGACCACCTGGCGACCCGGATGCGGCGCAACGCCGAGAACCTGATCGTCCTCTCCGGATCCACCCCCGGGCGGTCCTGGCGGCGCAACGTGCCGATGGTGGACGTCATCCGCGGCGCGGTGGCCGAGGTCGAGGACTACACCCGGGTGAACGTGCTGCCGATCGGGCCGGTGTCGCTGACCGGCCGGGCCGTCGGCGACGTCATCCACCTGCTGGCCGAGCTGATCGAGAACGGCCTCTCCTTCTCGCCCCCGCACACCACCGTCGAGGTACGCGGCCAGATGGTGGCGAACGGTTTCGCCATCGAGATCGAGGACCGCGGGCTGGGCATGACCGGGGAGGATCTGGCCGCCGCGAACCACCGGATCGTCGACCGGTCCGAACTGAACCTGGCCAACGCCGCCCGTCTCGGCCTGTACGTGGTCAGCCGGCTCACCGAGCGGCACGGCGTGAAGGTGCAGCTCAAGGAGTCCGCGTACGGCGGCACGACGGCCGTGGTGATGATCCCGCTCGACCTGGTGACCGCCGACGGACCGGACGCCAGCACCTCGGGCGGCTTCCGGGCGGGCACCGGGACCGCGTCGGACCGGGACGTGCCGGCGGGGCACGGCGCGCCGGAGGGCGGGTCGTCCGCGCCGGCCGTCGAGCGGGCGACCGCCCCGGTGGCCCTCGCCGACCCCACCACGCCGGTGCCGGGGGACACCGTGACGGAGCCGCTGCCGGCGCCGGTCGGCGCCGAGGCGCCCGCGCTCACCCCGTCCGGGCTGCCGGCGCGTACCCGCAGGCGGCAGTCGGCGGCCGACGGGCCGGCCGCGCCCGCGGGCCTGACCACGGTGGACGCGCCGGCGGACGCGGACGCGGCGGGTGACGGGCCGACGGCCGCCGCCGGAGCGACGCGGTCCGACGTCGGCCTGCCGGTCCGGGTACGCCAGGCGAGCCTCGCGCCGGAGCTGCGGCAGGATCCGTCCACCCCGGACGATGACCAGGACGACGAAGCGGTGCGACCGCCGGAGCAGGTGCGCCGGATGATGAGCTCCTACCAGAGCGGTACCCGACGCGGCCGGACCGATGCCGCGCGGCTGCTCGGCGGGGCGCACGGGGCCGGCGAGGAGCCGGACCCGGGGGACGGGCAGGCGATCTGA
- a CDS encoding DedA family protein, translating into MVDVQHWLSALPPGVVYLIVAGVIGVESMGVPLPGEIVLVSSALLAAAGVVQPEWVATAAALGAIVGDSIGYAVGRRGGRPLLARLGRRFPRHLGPAQIAHAEESFARYGVWAVFFGRFVALLRILAGPLAGALHVPYRRFLLANAAGGLVWAFGTTYLLFTVGRAAERWLKDLSWAGLAVAIIAGLASTWWLRRRAHRLASAETAAESEPVRAGSDR; encoded by the coding sequence GTGGTCGACGTCCAGCACTGGCTTTCCGCGCTCCCCCCGGGCGTGGTCTACCTGATCGTCGCCGGCGTGATCGGCGTGGAGAGCATGGGCGTACCGCTGCCCGGCGAGATCGTCCTGGTCAGTTCCGCGCTGCTCGCCGCCGCCGGCGTGGTCCAACCCGAGTGGGTGGCCACCGCCGCGGCGCTCGGCGCCATCGTCGGCGACTCCATCGGGTACGCCGTGGGGCGGCGCGGCGGACGCCCGCTGCTCGCCCGGCTGGGCCGGCGCTTCCCCCGGCACCTCGGTCCGGCGCAGATCGCCCACGCCGAGGAGAGCTTCGCCCGGTACGGCGTCTGGGCCGTCTTCTTCGGCCGCTTCGTGGCGCTGCTGCGGATCCTGGCCGGGCCCCTCGCGGGCGCGCTGCACGTGCCCTACCGACGGTTCCTGCTGGCGAACGCGGCCGGCGGCCTGGTCTGGGCCTTCGGCACCACCTACCTGCTGTTCACCGTGGGCCGGGCGGCTGAGCGCTGGCTCAAGGACCTGTCCTGGGCCGGCCTGGCCGTCGCGATCATCGCCGGCCTCGCCAGCACCTGGTGGCTGCGCCGTCGGGCCCACCGGCTGGCGTCGGCCGAGACGGCCGCCGAGTCCGAGCCGGTACGCGCCGGCAGCGATCGCTGA